The following are encoded together in the Cicer arietinum cultivar CDC Frontier isolate Library 1 chromosome 2, Cicar.CDCFrontier_v2.0, whole genome shotgun sequence genome:
- the LOC101510754 gene encoding uncharacterized protein: MSRNTNPIPDPLLHFLDPISLILNQNPPYSDQPFPLKLTSSDSYIMERGPNYEAYAELRETRLRMKCLMQVPEENLEIEDPKVVTPTMKIVRFQGGFGYERKGSLEQEESFELEPSKLVTSTRKQVRFQGSLEQEEHLEIEKPKHATPTRKIVKFEGGLAYGRKGSLEKDQNLEIEPPKFATQTRKEVKFQGGLAYGRKGSLEKEESLELEQTKLVTQTRKEVKFQGGLANGRKGSFNVAQSVPDFSAALRKENRKPMNNLPTMMEMMTPPSKSSFSKENNGVVSSSRGSKSESAGEKKKKKIGGAGVSVSVARKSYASFDELRSLSSATAIAINGEGRGGRNSRVIGKTVSVHRQF, from the coding sequence ATGTCAAGAAATACAAACCCAATTCCTGATCCTCTTCTTCATTTCCTTGATCCCATTTCATTGATCCTTAATCAGAATCCACCGTATTCAGACCAACCTTTCCCTCTTAAACTCACCTCTTCAGATAGTTACATCATGGAGAGAGGACCAAATTATGAAGCTTATGCTGAATTAAGAGAAACAAGGTTGCGTATGAAGTGTTTGATGCAAGTTCCAGAAGAAAATTTGGAGATTGAAGATCCAAAAGTTGTGACTCCAACAATGAAAATTGTTAGGTTTCAAGGTGGTTTTGGTTATGAGAGAAAAGGGTCTCTGGAACAAGAAGAAAGTTTTGAGCTTGAACCATCAAAACTTGTGACCTCAACAAGGAAACAAGTTAGGTTTCAAGGGTCATTGGAACAAGAAGAACATTTGGAGATTGAAAAACCAAAACATGCAACCCCAACAAGGAAAATTGTTAAGTTTGAAGGTGGTTTGGCTTATGGGAGAAAAGGGTCTTTGgaaaaagatcaaaatttgGAGATTGAACCACCAAAATTTGCAACACAAACAAGGAAAGAGGTTAAGTTTCAAGGTGGTTTGGCTTATGGGAGAAAAGGGTCtttggaaaaagaagaaagtttGGAGCTTGAACAAACAAAACTTGTAACACAAACAAGGAAAGAGGTTAAGTTTCAAGGTGGTTTGGCTAATGGGAGAAAAGGGTCTTTTAATGTTGCTCAATCTGTGCCTGATTTCTCTGCAGCATTGAGGAAAGAGAATAGGAAGCCAATGAATAATTTGCCTACAATGATGGAGATGATGACACCACCTTCTAAGAGTAGTTTTTCTAAGGAGAATAATGGTGTGGTGTCAAGTTCAAGAGGGAGTAAGTCAGAGAGTGCaggagaaaagaagaagaagaaaataggcGGTGCTGGTGTCAGTGTTTCGGTTGCAAGGAAGAGTTATGCTAGCTTCGATGAGCTTAGAAGTTTGTCTTCTGCTACTGCTATTGCCATCAATGGTGAAGGTAGAGGAGGAAGGAATAGTAGAGTTATAGGGAAGACAGTTTCGGTACACAGACAGTTTTGA